The proteins below are encoded in one region of Micromonospora sp. DSM 45708:
- a CDS encoding MaoC/PaaZ C-terminal domain-containing protein: MAPRDHDRDDLTLPDLIEGPTQDLTSARAAALAARATPPPPSSASPHSDDREVDGTFGDPQGRQPHDQRGGKPGGEPGGRRRVELGRLPAAGGLYRRALLGAVPGLGGRRGRELPAVELAVSGVPVDPAHLADYDRVCGFPLADRLPATYLHVLGFPLSLRLMTAADFPIPLTGVVHVANRITVHRPVRVGETVDFHTYAENLRPHERGRQLDVVLVGSIDGAEVWRGVSTYLGKERTAGGGARRDHGDRPAPPATSAQWRVTPRVGTDYARVSGDHNPIHTSKLGARLFGFPRPIAHGMWNKARCLAALDARLPDAYTVDVAFKLPVPLPSTVAFRAAVDGAGWDFGLHGARDGRPHLVGTVR; encoded by the coding sequence ATGGCACCCCGCGACCACGACCGCGACGACCTGACCCTGCCGGACCTGATCGAGGGCCCCACCCAGGACCTCACCTCGGCCCGCGCCGCCGCGCTGGCCGCCCGGGCCACCCCACCCCCACCGTCCTCCGCCTCGCCCCACTCCGACGATCGTGAGGTTGACGGCACGTTTGGTGATCCACAAGGCCGCCAACCTCATGATCAACGGGGCGGGAAGCCGGGTGGGGAGCCGGGCGGGCGGCGACGCGTCGAGCTGGGGCGACTGCCGGCGGCGGGTGGGCTGTACCGGCGGGCGCTGCTGGGGGCGGTGCCCGGTCTGGGCGGGCGACGGGGGCGGGAGCTGCCGGCCGTGGAGCTGGCGGTCTCCGGGGTGCCGGTGGACCCGGCGCACCTGGCCGACTACGACCGGGTCTGCGGGTTCCCGCTGGCCGACCGGCTGCCCGCGACGTACCTGCACGTGCTCGGGTTCCCGCTGTCGCTGCGGCTGATGACCGCCGCCGACTTCCCGATCCCGCTCACCGGCGTGGTGCACGTGGCCAACCGGATCACCGTCCACCGGCCGGTCCGGGTCGGCGAGACAGTCGACTTCCACACGTACGCGGAGAACCTGCGTCCGCACGAGCGGGGCCGGCAGCTCGACGTGGTGCTGGTCGGCTCGATCGACGGCGCGGAGGTGTGGCGCGGCGTGTCGACGTACCTCGGGAAGGAGCGCACGGCCGGCGGCGGCGCACGGCGCGACCACGGTGACCGCCCGGCGCCGCCGGCCACCTCCGCGCAGTGGCGGGTGACGCCGCGGGTCGGTACGGACTACGCGCGGGTCTCCGGCGACCACAACCCGATCCACACCTCGAAGCTGGGCGCGCGGCTGTTCGGCTTCCCGCGCCCGATCGCGCACGGCATGTGGAACAAGGCGCGCTGCCTGGCCGCGTTGGACGCCCGACTGCCGGACGCGTACACCGTGGACGTGGCGTTCAAGCTGCCGGTGCCGCTGCCGTCCACGGTGGCGTTCCGGGCCGCCGTGGACGGCGCGGGTTGGGACTTCGGGCTGCACGGCGCACGGGACGGACGACCGCACCTGGTCGGCACCGTCCGCTGA
- a CDS encoding NUDIX hydrolase, which translates to MNEQDFLAGYDPRDYPAVAVTVDVVALTIREDALHLLLIRRGAPPYEGHWALPGGFVHPDEDLTAGARRELAEETGLGGERLRRVHLEQLGSYGAPDRDPRMRVVSVAHLAFAPDLPEPVADSDADEAIWLPVTALTSRQLAFDHDRIITDGLERARSKLEYTPLATRFLAPEFTITELRAVYETVWGHPLHAGNFHRKVLSVPGFVESTGASTERGGARGGPRAKLYRPGDARLLHPALLRPAREETVR; encoded by the coding sequence GTGAACGAGCAGGACTTCCTCGCCGGATACGACCCCCGCGACTACCCGGCGGTCGCGGTCACCGTCGACGTGGTGGCGCTGACCATCCGCGAGGACGCGCTCCACCTGCTGCTGATCCGACGCGGCGCCCCGCCGTACGAGGGGCACTGGGCGCTGCCCGGCGGCTTCGTCCACCCCGACGAGGACCTGACCGCCGGCGCCCGGCGCGAGCTGGCCGAGGAGACCGGGCTCGGCGGCGAGCGGCTGCGCCGGGTGCACCTGGAGCAGCTCGGCAGCTACGGCGCGCCCGACCGGGACCCGCGCATGCGGGTGGTCTCGGTCGCCCACCTGGCGTTCGCGCCCGACCTGCCCGAACCGGTCGCCGACAGCGACGCCGACGAGGCGATCTGGCTGCCGGTCACGGCGCTGACCAGCCGGCAGCTCGCCTTCGACCACGACCGGATCATCACCGACGGGCTGGAGCGGGCCCGCTCCAAGCTGGAGTACACGCCGCTGGCCACCCGGTTCCTGGCGCCCGAGTTCACCATCACCGAGCTGCGCGCGGTCTACGAGACGGTCTGGGGCCATCCGCTGCACGCCGGCAACTTCCACCGCAAGGTGCTCTCCGTGCCGGGCTTCGTGGAGAGCACCGGGGCCAGCACCGAGCGCGGCGGCGCACGCGGCGGACCCCGCGCCAAGCTCTACCGCCCCGGCGACGCCCGCCTCCTCCACCCGGCCCTGCTGCGCCCCGCCCGCGAGGAGACGGTCCGGTGA
- a CDS encoding BUD32 family EKC/KEOPS complex subunit gives MTAPPHPPARQLKAPQHPSDNDLMAREARALRRIAERGDARHLAYVPRLVDSYPVRDPSTGAELLVNELETVPGLHSLEDVRRAYPDGVDPRDAAWMWRRLLVALGLAHRAGVVHGAVLPRNVLIEPDAHGLVLVDWCFSTEPGGLVPALVTDAADWYPPEVTGKRPCGPGTDLALAARCMTWLMADRAPRELRAFAAGCRQPVLTARPDDAWRLLRELDEVLERLYGPRTFRPFTLNP, from the coding sequence GTGACGGCCCCGCCGCACCCACCCGCCCGGCAGCTCAAGGCGCCGCAGCATCCGAGCGACAACGACCTGATGGCCCGCGAGGCACGCGCGCTGCGGCGGATCGCCGAGCGGGGCGACGCCCGCCACCTGGCGTACGTGCCCCGACTGGTCGACTCCTACCCGGTGCGTGACCCGTCGACCGGCGCGGAGCTGCTGGTCAACGAGCTGGAGACGGTCCCCGGGCTGCACAGCCTGGAGGACGTGCGCCGGGCGTACCCGGACGGGGTCGACCCGCGCGACGCGGCCTGGATGTGGCGGCGGCTGCTCGTCGCACTCGGCCTGGCCCACCGGGCCGGCGTGGTGCACGGCGCGGTGCTCCCCCGGAACGTGCTGATCGAGCCGGACGCGCACGGCCTGGTGCTCGTCGACTGGTGCTTCTCCACCGAGCCGGGCGGGCTGGTGCCGGCGCTGGTCACCGACGCGGCCGACTGGTACCCGCCCGAGGTCACCGGGAAGCGCCCCTGCGGCCCCGGCACCGACCTCGCGCTGGCGGCCCGCTGCATGACCTGGCTGATGGCCGACCGCGCGCCGCGCGAGCTGCGCGCGTTCGCGGCCGGCTGCCGGCAACCCGTGCTGACCGCCCGGCCGGACGACGCCTGGCGGCTGCTGCGCGAACTCGACGAGGTGCTGGAGCGGCTCTACGGGCCGCGCACCTTCCGACCCTTCACCCTCAACCCCTAG